The following are from one region of the Chromobacterium phragmitis genome:
- a CDS encoding GNAT family N-acetyltransferase produces MKIASLANLAPDDIHACFLEAFSDYVVPAQPSPAQLRAMLQRRGWAPELSAGAWLDGELAGFWLSAAPSIDGETEGYCIAAGIAPRARRRRALTDMAGMVGRLLSARGIRRQRLEVIEGNQRALQAYAALGFVPLRQLDCFQIQAEIRPRRPWPIHVRAGFDPADWPAPDNLAYPPAVPNRRESLLRVAPELRWLTVDQDGAMLGSLLMSANGEVAELQVTPPARRQGIASQLLSAAQKLSPDGRLGFNNADRRDLALISLLLRHQARYRLSQWEMIKPNPS; encoded by the coding sequence ATGAAGATCGCCTCCCTCGCCAACCTGGCCCCGGACGATATCCACGCCTGCTTTCTGGAAGCTTTCAGCGACTACGTGGTGCCGGCGCAGCCCAGTCCGGCACAGCTGCGCGCCATGCTGCAGCGGCGGGGGTGGGCGCCGGAACTGAGCGCGGGCGCGTGGCTGGATGGCGAGCTGGCAGGCTTCTGGCTATCCGCCGCACCCTCGATCGATGGCGAAACCGAAGGCTACTGCATTGCGGCAGGCATCGCCCCCCGCGCCCGCCGCCGCCGCGCGCTGACCGACATGGCCGGCATGGTCGGCCGGCTCCTGTCCGCCCGCGGCATCCGCCGCCAAAGGCTGGAAGTGATAGAGGGCAACCAGCGGGCGCTGCAGGCTTACGCCGCGCTGGGTTTCGTTCCGCTGCGGCAGCTGGACTGCTTCCAGATCCAGGCCGAAATCCGGCCTCGCCGCCCCTGGCCGATCCATGTCCGCGCAGGCTTCGATCCCGCGGACTGGCCAGCGCCGGACAATCTGGCCTACCCGCCGGCCGTGCCCAACCGCCGCGAGTCCCTGCTGCGCGTCGCGCCTGAGTTGCGCTGGCTGACCGTAGATCAAGATGGCGCCATGCTGGGCTCGCTGCTGATGTCCGCAAATGGCGAAGTGGCGGAGCTCCAAGTGACGCCGCCCGCCCGCCGGCAAGGCATAGCCAGCCAATTGCTCTCCGCTGCCCAGAAGCTCTCCCCGGACGGACGGCTGGGCTTCAACAACGCAGACCGCCGCGATCTGGCCCTCATTTCCCTGCTTCTGCGCCACCAGGCAAGGTATCGCTTGTCGCAATGGGAAATGATCAAGCCCAACCCGAGCTGA
- a CDS encoding type 1 glutamine amidotransferase family protein yields the protein MDIAIVTLDSFNELDSLIAAGVLGRMVPHGWSVRICSPVPVVQSRSGTRLQRQEDLSYAYRADAVLIGSGWRTRDWIEDDVIMSQLRLDPARQLIGAQCSGALVLHKLGLLSDGIACTDALTRPILEERGVEVAPRAFRAVGNIATAGGCMASQYLAAWTLLRLAGEDRAREILSYVAPVGEEAAFVEKNLSIIATAPEPVAG from the coding sequence ATGGACATCGCCATCGTCACGCTGGACAGCTTCAATGAACTCGACTCACTGATCGCCGCCGGCGTACTCGGCCGCATGGTCCCGCACGGCTGGAGCGTTCGCATCTGTTCGCCCGTCCCCGTCGTGCAATCCCGCAGCGGCACCCGCCTGCAGCGACAGGAAGACCTGTCTTACGCCTACCGCGCCGACGCGGTGCTGATTGGCAGCGGCTGGCGCACTCGCGACTGGATTGAAGACGACGTCATCATGAGCCAGCTGCGGCTGGATCCCGCCCGGCAACTGATCGGGGCTCAATGCTCAGGCGCGCTGGTGCTGCACAAATTGGGGCTGCTGTCCGACGGCATCGCCTGTACCGATGCCCTGACGCGGCCCATCCTGGAAGAGCGTGGCGTCGAGGTCGCTCCCCGCGCCTTCCGCGCCGTCGGCAACATCGCCACCGCCGGCGGCTGCATGGCTTCGCAGTACCTGGCCGCTTGGACGCTGCTGCGCCTGGCCGGCGAGGACCGCGCGCGGGAAATCCTGTCCTATGTCGCGCCAGTCGGCGAGGAAGCCGCTTTCGTCGAAAAAAACCTCTCCATCATCGCCACCGCGCCGGAGCCCGTCGCGGGATGA
- the pgeF gene encoding peptidoglycan editing factor PgeF, whose protein sequence is MPDKDWIEADWPAPARVRTLATTRNGGASQPPYASLNLGAHVGDDPEAVAVNRARLRDELPAEPAWLNQVHGIVVVDAATVGDAAPDADASFAREPGVVCAVMTADCLPVLLCDEQGRAVAAAHAGWRGLCGGVIEAAVAAMSEPPARLMAWLGPAIGPDAFEVGAEVRQAFLAKDPAAAAAFVDIGDGKYLTDIYALARLRLEKLGVARVYGGDFCTVIDRGRFFSYRRDGVTGRMASLIWLED, encoded by the coding sequence ATGCCCGATAAGGACTGGATCGAGGCCGACTGGCCCGCCCCCGCCCGGGTCCGCACGCTGGCGACCACGCGCAACGGCGGCGCCAGCCAGCCGCCCTACGCCAGCCTGAACCTGGGCGCGCATGTCGGCGACGATCCGGAGGCCGTGGCGGTCAACCGCGCGCGGCTGCGAGACGAGCTGCCCGCCGAGCCGGCATGGCTCAACCAGGTGCACGGCATCGTTGTGGTCGACGCGGCAACCGTCGGCGACGCCGCGCCCGATGCCGACGCCAGCTTCGCCCGCGAGCCGGGCGTCGTCTGCGCGGTCATGACCGCCGACTGCCTGCCGGTGCTGCTGTGCGACGAGCAAGGCCGCGCGGTGGCCGCCGCCCACGCCGGCTGGCGCGGACTGTGCGGCGGCGTGATCGAAGCCGCCGTCGCCGCGATGAGCGAGCCGCCAGCGCGGCTGATGGCCTGGCTGGGCCCGGCCATCGGCCCCGACGCCTTCGAAGTCGGCGCCGAAGTCCGCCAGGCCTTCCTGGCCAAAGATCCGGCCGCCGCCGCAGCCTTCGTCGACATCGGCGACGGCAAATACCTGACCGACATCTATGCCCTGGCCAGGCTGCGGCTGGAAAAGCTGGGCGTCGCGCGCGTCTACGGCGGCGACTTCTGCACCGTGATAGACCGCGGCCGCTTCTTCTCCTACCGCCGCGACGGCGTCACCGGCCGCATGGCCTCGCTGATCTGGCTGGAAGACTGA
- the rluD gene encoding 23S rRNA pseudouridine(1911/1915/1917) synthase RluD produces MTDPYIDPDDYSDISENEVSTTQLLEVPLSLCGERLDAALAKLLPDYSRSRLTQWVKDGLVKVDGQAVAPKTKMLGGEKLEVTLQLTNEEMAFQPEPMDLSIVFEDDHILVINKPAGLVVHPAAGNWSGTLLNGLLHHCPALANVPRAGIVHRLDKDTSGLMVVAKTVPAQTELVRQMQARTVKRVYRAIADGVVPFDGTIDANIGRDANNRLKMAVLKFGGKPAITHIRVLERFASHSHIECKLETGRTHQIRVHMREAGHPLAGDPVYGNPRHKMDEDIAAGVRALGRQALHAFALALIHPASGEERSWKAPLPDDFRALLGLLRGDGAAADDETFAHGDGEDDEDWDDDDDDDGDVEVIYAR; encoded by the coding sequence ATGACTGATCCTTACATTGACCCGGACGATTATAGCGACATCTCGGAAAACGAGGTATCCACCACGCAACTTCTTGAGGTGCCGCTTTCGCTATGCGGCGAACGGCTTGACGCCGCGCTGGCCAAGCTGCTGCCCGATTACTCACGCAGCCGGCTGACTCAATGGGTCAAAGACGGGCTGGTGAAGGTGGACGGCCAGGCGGTCGCGCCCAAGACCAAGATGCTGGGCGGCGAGAAGCTGGAAGTCACGCTGCAGCTCACCAATGAAGAAATGGCCTTCCAGCCGGAGCCGATGGATCTGTCCATCGTGTTCGAGGACGACCACATCCTGGTGATCAACAAGCCTGCCGGCCTGGTGGTGCACCCCGCCGCCGGCAACTGGAGCGGCACCTTGCTCAACGGCCTGCTGCACCACTGCCCGGCGCTGGCCAACGTACCACGCGCCGGCATCGTCCACCGGCTGGACAAGGACACCTCCGGCCTGATGGTGGTGGCCAAGACCGTGCCGGCGCAAACCGAGCTGGTGCGCCAGATGCAGGCGCGCACCGTCAAGCGCGTCTACCGCGCCATCGCCGACGGCGTGGTGCCCTTTGACGGCACCATAGACGCCAATATCGGCCGCGACGCGAACAACCGCCTGAAAATGGCTGTGCTGAAGTTCGGCGGCAAGCCGGCCATCACCCATATCCGCGTACTGGAACGCTTCGCCAGCCACTCGCACATCGAGTGCAAGCTGGAAACCGGCCGCACCCACCAGATTCGCGTCCACATGCGCGAAGCCGGACATCCGTTGGCCGGCGACCCGGTGTATGGCAATCCGCGCCACAAGATGGATGAAGACATCGCCGCCGGCGTCAGGGCGCTGGGCCGCCAGGCGCTACACGCTTTCGCGCTGGCGCTGATTCATCCCGCCTCCGGCGAAGAACGCAGCTGGAAAGCGCCGCTGCCGGACGACTTCCGCGCCCTGCTGGGCCTGCTGCGCGGCGACGGCGCGGCGGCGGACGACGAAACCTTCGCCCATGGCGATGGCGAGGATGACGAAGATTGGGACGATGACGACGATGATGACGGCGACGTCGAGGTGATCTATGCCCGATAA
- a CDS encoding outer membrane protein assembly factor BamD: MKRYVVAAMLVMVGLAGCATTETYDETRGWTVEKLYSEAHDELNSGNYTRAVKLYETLEARFPYGRYAQQAQMDLAYTHYKDGEPELAIASADRFIKLHPTHPNLDYIYYLKGLVYYNDDSGLLAKWAGQDMSERDPRAAREAFAAFRELTTRFPNSTYAPDAKAKMIRLVDALGGNEMHVARYYMKRGAYLAAANRAQGVVKDYANTKYPEEALAIMVAAYDKLQLPQLRDDAHRVLALNYPQSQYLNKPWMVEEMPWWKLWK, encoded by the coding sequence ATGAAAAGATACGTTGTTGCAGCTATGTTGGTGATGGTGGGGCTTGCCGGGTGTGCAACCACGGAAACCTACGACGAAACGCGCGGTTGGACCGTGGAGAAGCTCTATTCGGAAGCCCACGATGAGTTGAACAGCGGGAATTATACCCGCGCAGTCAAGCTGTATGAAACGCTGGAAGCGCGTTTCCCCTACGGCCGCTACGCGCAGCAGGCCCAAATGGACCTGGCCTATACCCATTACAAGGACGGCGAGCCCGAGTTGGCCATCGCTTCCGCCGATCGCTTCATCAAGCTGCATCCCACGCATCCCAACCTTGATTACATCTATTATCTGAAGGGTTTGGTGTATTACAACGATGATTCGGGCCTGCTCGCCAAATGGGCCGGCCAGGACATGAGCGAGCGGGATCCGCGCGCCGCGCGCGAGGCCTTCGCCGCCTTCCGCGAGCTGACAACCCGCTTCCCCAATAGCACTTACGCCCCGGACGCCAAGGCGAAGATGATTCGCCTGGTGGACGCGCTGGGCGGCAACGAGATGCACGTGGCGCGCTACTACATGAAGCGCGGCGCCTATCTGGCCGCGGCGAACCGAGCCCAGGGCGTGGTCAAGGATTATGCCAACACCAAGTACCCGGAAGAGGCGCTGGCCATCATGGTGGCGGCTTACGACAAGCTGCAGTTGCCGCAGCTGCGCGACGACGCCCACCGGGTGCTGGCGCTGAACTACCCGCAGAGCCAGTATCTGAACAAGCCGTGGATGGTCGAAGAGATGCCGTGGTGGAAACTATGGAAGTAA
- a CDS encoding NAD(P)H-dependent flavin oxidoreductase, translated as MSGQIHQQYSELPNQPTPSAMQTAITRLFGIQHPLLCPGMSYIATPELVAAVSNAGGLGILATGPLNAEQTRSAIRRIRELTDKPFGIGCTLMMPGAADNAQVALKERAPVINYSLGKGDWIAKAAHAYGGKVLATVVTEKHAKSAEKCGADALLVTGHEAAAHGGSVTSLVLTPAIRRASALPIVAAGGFADGAGLIAALALGADAVAMGSRLAMTRESPVHAATKEMVLQRGAADTLYSKNFDGLWCRMMDTPASRRACRKPLGLLPAAFRASQMARRMGMPVMKVAIGGMLSQPQALRQLALFGAATESIRLAIQEGNHEKGVQLIGQAQGLIDDVPSVAELFARVMADAQACRARIASL; from the coding sequence ATTTCAGGACAAATACATCAACAATACAGCGAACTTCCCAACCAGCCCACCCCAAGCGCCATGCAAACCGCCATTACCCGCCTATTCGGCATCCAGCACCCCTTGCTCTGTCCCGGCATGAGCTACATCGCCACGCCGGAACTGGTCGCCGCGGTCAGCAATGCCGGCGGCCTGGGCATACTCGCCACCGGCCCGCTGAACGCCGAACAGACCCGCTCCGCCATCCGCCGCATCCGCGAACTGACCGACAAGCCGTTCGGCATCGGCTGCACGCTGATGATGCCCGGCGCCGCCGACAACGCCCAAGTCGCGCTGAAGGAGCGGGCGCCGGTGATCAATTACTCGCTCGGCAAAGGCGACTGGATAGCCAAAGCCGCGCACGCCTATGGCGGCAAGGTGCTGGCCACCGTGGTGACGGAAAAGCACGCCAAATCAGCCGAAAAATGCGGCGCGGACGCCTTGCTGGTCACCGGCCACGAAGCTGCGGCCCACGGCGGCAGCGTCACCTCGCTGGTGCTGACCCCCGCCATCCGCCGCGCAAGCGCGCTGCCCATTGTCGCGGCGGGCGGCTTCGCCGACGGCGCCGGCCTGATCGCCGCCCTGGCGCTGGGCGCCGACGCGGTGGCCATGGGCTCGCGCCTGGCGATGACGCGCGAAAGCCCGGTGCACGCCGCCACCAAAGAGATGGTGCTGCAGCGCGGCGCGGCGGACACGCTTTACTCGAAAAATTTCGACGGACTGTGGTGCCGGATGATGGACACCCCCGCCTCCCGCCGCGCCTGCCGCAAGCCGCTGGGCCTGCTGCCAGCAGCTTTCCGCGCCAGCCAAATGGCGCGGCGCATGGGCATGCCGGTGATGAAAGTGGCGATAGGCGGCATGCTCAGCCAGCCGCAAGCGCTGCGCCAGCTTGCGCTGTTCGGCGCCGCCACCGAATCCATCCGCCTGGCGATACAGGAGGGAAACCATGAAAAAGGCGTGCAATTGATCGGCCAGGCTCAAGGACTGATAGACGACGTGCCCAGCGTCGCTGAGTTGTTCGCCCGGGTCATGGCCGACGCCCAGGCCTGCCGGGCGCGCATCGCCAGCCTTTAA
- the rpsB gene encoding 30S ribosomal protein S2, with the protein MSTNVTMRQMLEAGVHFGHQTRFWNPKMAQYIFGSRNKIHIINLEKTLPLFISAQDYVRRLAANKGTVMFVGTKRQAREIVREEAARAGMPFVDHRWLGGMLTNYKTVKQSIKRLEEKRAILEGADTGYNKKELLDLQREVDKLERSLGGIKDMKGLPDAIFVIDTGYQKGTIVEAKKLGIPVIGVVDTNNSPDGIDYVVPGNDDSSRAIRLYARGIADAVLEGRAHSLQEIVAAAETAQAE; encoded by the coding sequence ATGTCCACCAACGTTACCATGCGTCAAATGCTTGAGGCCGGCGTTCATTTCGGCCACCAAACCCGTTTCTGGAACCCGAAGATGGCTCAGTACATCTTTGGCAGCCGCAACAAGATCCACATCATCAACCTGGAAAAGACTCTGCCGCTGTTCATCAGCGCCCAGGATTATGTGCGTCGTCTGGCCGCCAACAAGGGTACCGTAATGTTTGTTGGTACCAAGCGTCAGGCGCGTGAGATCGTCCGTGAAGAAGCTGCCCGCGCTGGCATGCCGTTTGTTGATCACCGCTGGCTCGGCGGCATGCTGACCAACTACAAGACCGTGAAGCAGTCCATCAAGCGTCTTGAAGAGAAGCGTGCCATCCTGGAAGGCGCTGACACCGGTTACAACAAGAAAGAGCTGTTGGACCTGCAACGCGAAGTTGACAAGCTGGAACGCTCGCTGGGCGGTATCAAGGATATGAAGGGCCTGCCGGACGCCATCTTCGTTATCGATACTGGCTACCAGAAGGGCACCATTGTCGAAGCCAAGAAACTGGGTATCCCGGTGATCGGCGTTGTTGATACCAACAACTCCCCGGACGGCATCGATTACGTGGTTCCGGGCAACGACGACTCCTCCCGCGCCATCCGCCTGTACGCTCGCGGCATCGCCGATGCGGTACTGGAAGGTCGTGCGCACTCTCTGCAAGAGATCGTCGCCGCTGCTGAAACGGCCCAGGCCGAATAA
- the tsf gene encoding translation elongation factor Ts translates to MAEITAKMVSDLRVATGLGMMECKKALVEADGDAAKAEEILRIKSGNKASKMAGRLAAEGIIGSHVEAGVGALVEVNCETDFVAKDPTFLALAAAAAKAAVIANPADVEALSAVEVDGVSVEDIRKAAIAKLGENMTIRRFVRYQTEGAIATYLHGAKIGVIVDYAGAEQVGKDVAMHIAASKPICVSKDQVSSETLDQERKIYSAQAAESGKPADIVAKMVEGRINKFLAEVTLLGQPFVKNPDVTVEKLLAEQKASVKAFAMFVVGEGIEKKVVDYAAEVAAAAKL, encoded by the coding sequence ATGGCGGAAATCACCGCAAAAATGGTTTCGGATCTGCGCGTGGCCACCGGCCTCGGCATGATGGAGTGCAAGAAGGCGCTGGTTGAAGCTGATGGCGACGCGGCCAAGGCTGAAGAAATTCTGCGCATCAAGTCCGGCAACAAGGCTTCCAAGATGGCTGGCCGCTTGGCCGCCGAAGGCATCATCGGCTCCCACGTGGAAGCCGGCGTTGGCGCCCTGGTTGAAGTGAACTGCGAAACCGACTTCGTCGCCAAGGATCCGACCTTCCTGGCTCTGGCCGCCGCCGCCGCCAAGGCCGCCGTCATCGCCAATCCGGCCGATGTCGAAGCGCTGTCCGCAGTGGAAGTCGACGGCGTGTCCGTGGAAGACATCCGCAAGGCTGCCATCGCCAAGCTGGGCGAGAACATGACCATCCGTCGCTTCGTTCGCTACCAGACCGAAGGCGCGATCGCCACCTACCTGCACGGTGCCAAGATCGGCGTGATCGTCGACTATGCCGGCGCCGAGCAAGTGGGCAAGGATGTAGCCATGCACATCGCCGCTTCCAAGCCGATCTGCGTGTCCAAGGACCAGGTTTCTTCCGAAACCCTGGATCAAGAGCGCAAGATCTACAGCGCGCAGGCTGCCGAGTCCGGCAAGCCGGCCGACATCGTCGCCAAGATGGTAGAAGGCCGCATCAACAAGTTCCTGGCTGAGGTGACCCTGCTGGGCCAGCCTTTCGTCAAGAACCCGGATGTGACCGTCGAGAAGCTGCTGGCCGAGCAAAAAGCCTCGGTCAAGGCATTCGCCATGTTCGTTGTGGGCGAAGGCATCGAGAAGAAAGTAGTAGACTACGCAGCTGAAGTGGCTGCGGCTGCCAAGCTGTAA
- the pyrH gene encoding UMP kinase: MSQVPAYKRILLKLSGEALMGDDSYGINRSTIEQIVGQIKEVVGLGVEVGIVIGGGNIFRGVAPAAAGMDRATADYMGMMATVMNALALKDAMTKAGLIARVQSALTMQQIAEPYVRGKAMQYLEEGKVVIFAAGTGNPFFTTDTAAALRGMEMNVDIMLKATKVDGVYTDDPKKNPDAVRYQSVTFDEAISRNLKVMDATAFALCRDQHLNIKVFSIFKNGALRRVVLGEDEGTLVHC, encoded by the coding sequence ATGAGCCAAGTTCCCGCCTATAAACGCATCCTGTTGAAACTTTCCGGCGAAGCCCTGATGGGGGATGACAGCTATGGCATCAACCGCTCGACCATCGAGCAGATCGTGGGTCAGATCAAGGAGGTGGTGGGCCTGGGCGTTGAAGTGGGCATCGTGATCGGCGGCGGCAACATCTTCCGCGGCGTCGCGCCGGCTGCGGCGGGCATGGATCGGGCCACCGCCGACTACATGGGCATGATGGCTACCGTGATGAACGCGCTGGCGCTGAAGGACGCGATGACCAAGGCGGGCCTGATCGCCCGCGTGCAGTCGGCGCTGACCATGCAGCAGATCGCTGAGCCCTATGTGCGCGGCAAGGCCATGCAGTACCTGGAGGAGGGCAAGGTGGTGATCTTCGCCGCCGGCACCGGCAACCCCTTCTTCACCACCGATACCGCCGCGGCGCTGCGCGGCATGGAAATGAACGTCGACATCATGCTGAAGGCTACCAAGGTGGATGGCGTGTACACCGACGATCCGAAAAAGAATCCTGACGCAGTGCGTTACCAGAGCGTGACGTTCGACGAAGCCATCTCTCGCAATCTGAAAGTGATGGACGCCACCGCCTTCGCGTTGTGCCGCGACCAGCATCTGAACATCAAGGTGTTCAGCATCTTCAAGAACGGCGCGCTGCGCCGCGTCGTGCTTGGCGAAGACGAAGGCACGCTGGTACACTGCTGA
- the frr gene encoding ribosome recycling factor, whose translation MINEIKKSAEQKMQKSLEAFKNDLAKVRTGRAHTGILDHVMVDYYGSDVPVNQVANVTLIDARTIGVQPWEKPMLAKIEKAIRDSDLGLNPASMGEIIRVPMPMLTEERRKDLIKVVRGEAEGARVAVRNIRRDSNTEFKNLLKDKAITEDDERRGQDEIQKLTDKYTAEIDKMLAAKETDLLAV comes from the coding sequence ATGATTAACGAGATCAAAAAATCCGCCGAACAAAAAATGCAGAAATCGCTGGAAGCGTTCAAGAACGACCTGGCCAAGGTTCGTACCGGACGCGCCCACACTGGCATTCTGGATCATGTCATGGTCGACTATTACGGCAGCGACGTGCCGGTCAATCAAGTGGCCAACGTCACCCTGATCGATGCCCGCACCATCGGCGTTCAGCCGTGGGAAAAGCCGATGCTGGCCAAGATTGAAAAGGCCATCCGCGATTCCGACCTGGGCTTGAATCCGGCCTCCATGGGCGAGATCATCCGCGTGCCGATGCCGATGCTGACCGAAGAGCGCCGCAAGGATCTGATCAAAGTGGTGCGCGGCGAGGCCGAGGGCGCCCGCGTGGCCGTGCGCAACATCCGTCGCGATTCCAACACCGAATTCAAGAATCTGTTGAAGGACAAGGCCATCACCGAGGACGACGAGCGCCGCGGACAGGATGAGATTCAGAAGCTGACCGACAAGTACACCGCCGAAATCGACAAGATGCTGGCCGCCAAAGAAACCGATCTGCTTGCGGTATAA
- a CDS encoding isoprenyl transferase translates to MPEGSEPPRHVAIIMDGNGRWAKKRFLPRVAGHKRGLDAVREVVKACKDMGVGYLTLFAFSTENWRRPQEEVTFLMDLFLRALEHEVAKLHNNNIRLKVLGSRERFSAELSERIARAEAKTADNDGLVLTIAADYGGRWDIVHAVNKLIASGEREITEAMLGEHLGMEWAPEPDLFIRTGGEQRISNFLLWQLAYSELYFTDLLWPDFDRAALEQAITSYWQRERRFGRTSEQLPEHLRRDKP, encoded by the coding sequence ATGCCGGAGGGGAGCGAGCCGCCCCGGCATGTGGCCATCATCATGGATGGCAACGGCCGCTGGGCCAAGAAGCGTTTCCTGCCGCGCGTGGCCGGCCACAAACGCGGCCTGGACGCCGTTCGCGAGGTGGTGAAGGCCTGCAAGGACATGGGCGTCGGCTACCTGACCCTGTTCGCGTTCTCTACCGAGAACTGGCGTCGTCCGCAGGAGGAAGTGACCTTCCTGATGGACTTGTTCCTGCGCGCGCTCGAGCACGAAGTGGCCAAGCTCCACAACAACAATATCCGCTTGAAGGTGTTGGGCTCGCGCGAGCGCTTCAGCGCCGAGCTGTCCGAGCGCATCGCCCGGGCCGAGGCCAAGACCGCAGACAATGACGGGCTGGTGCTGACCATCGCGGCGGACTATGGCGGCCGCTGGGACATCGTTCATGCGGTGAACAAGCTGATCGCCAGCGGCGAGAGAGAAATCACCGAGGCCATGCTGGGCGAGCACCTGGGCATGGAGTGGGCGCCGGAGCCTGATCTGTTCATTCGCACCGGCGGCGAGCAGCGCATCAGCAATTTCTTGCTGTGGCAGCTGGCGTATTCCGAGCTGTATTTCACCGATCTGCTGTGGCCCGATTTCGATCGCGCGGCGCTGGAGCAGGCGATAACCTCCTATTGGCAGCGTGAGCGCCGCTTTGGCCGCACCAGCGAGCAATTGCCCGAGCACCTGCGCCGAGACAAGCCCTGA
- a CDS encoding phosphatidate cytidylyltransferase, whose protein sequence is MLITRILTALVLLPLMLAALFLFPAAAWAGFSWLIVILALWEYTRMVRMPLPQQACYLALSSLLAAAAWFGHWRMQGFEHAAVLALWLLLVPAWLAKRWAIPSGAPAWLLGWVLMLPAWFAFLEWRPNASAHDALALLAVMGLVWVADIAAYFSGKAFGRRKLAPAISPGKSWEGVYGAVVCVALYVALVDHFGWLDIKLPLWGLLLLALPLTAVSVCGDLLESWFKRSAGVKDSSRLLPGHGGVYDRIDSLIAVLAVSNALRALGGM, encoded by the coding sequence ATGCTGATAACGCGAATTCTGACCGCGCTCGTACTTTTGCCGCTGATGCTGGCGGCGCTGTTTCTGTTTCCCGCCGCCGCTTGGGCGGGTTTTTCCTGGTTGATCGTGATTCTGGCCTTGTGGGAATACACCCGCATGGTCAGAATGCCCTTGCCGCAGCAGGCGTGCTATCTTGCGCTGTCTTCGCTGCTGGCCGCGGCCGCCTGGTTCGGTCATTGGCGGATGCAAGGTTTTGAGCACGCGGCCGTGCTGGCCTTGTGGCTGCTGCTGGTGCCGGCTTGGCTGGCCAAGCGCTGGGCGATTCCGTCCGGCGCGCCTGCCTGGCTATTGGGCTGGGTGCTGATGCTGCCGGCCTGGTTCGCTTTCCTGGAATGGCGTCCCAATGCTTCTGCGCATGACGCGCTGGCCCTGCTGGCCGTGATGGGATTGGTGTGGGTGGCCGACATCGCTGCCTACTTCTCCGGCAAGGCCTTCGGACGCCGCAAGCTGGCGCCGGCCATCAGTCCGGGCAAGAGCTGGGAGGGCGTTTACGGCGCGGTGGTGTGCGTGGCCTTGTACGTGGCGCTGGTCGACCATTTCGGCTGGCTGGACATCAAGTTGCCGCTGTGGGGGCTGTTGTTGCTGGCCTTGCCGCTGACCGCGGTGAGTGTGTGCGGCGATTTGCTGGAGTCCTGGTTCAAGCGTTCGGCCGGGGTCAAGGATAGCAGCCGGCTGTTGCCGGGCCATGGCGGCGTCTACGACCGAATAGACAGCCTGATCGCCGTGCTGGCGGTCAGCAACGCCCTGCGCGCGCTGGGCGGCATGTAA